A region of Salinibacter sp. 10B DNA encodes the following proteins:
- a CDS encoding DUF4019 domain-containing protein — protein sequence MHRVGCIAGSVLCSLFLLTGAVSAQPSDRARAEAKQNAQAAATAWLARVDDGDFEESWETAAVLLQERMPREQWEDEGRELRDSLRALSGRARTMVQYRDTLRRAPSGPFVILMYRSSFDGGRVEELLLTVREEGTWKVAGYQVTPLRHDRARSPSLFESSGSS from the coding sequence ATGCATCGCGTCGGTTGCATTGCCGGATCGGTACTGTGCAGTTTGTTTTTGCTTACGGGGGCCGTGAGTGCGCAGCCAAGCGATCGCGCCCGTGCGGAGGCCAAGCAGAACGCACAGGCAGCAGCGACCGCCTGGTTGGCTCGAGTAGACGATGGCGACTTTGAGGAGAGCTGGGAAACGGCGGCCGTCCTGTTGCAAGAGCGAATGCCACGCGAGCAGTGGGAGGACGAAGGGCGTGAGCTACGCGATTCGCTTCGGGCACTCTCGGGTCGTGCTCGCACGATGGTGCAGTACCGAGACACTCTCCGCCGGGCGCCTTCTGGCCCTTTCGTGATTTTGATGTACCGCTCGTCGTTCGACGGGGGGCGGGTCGAGGAACTCCTTCTCACCGTTCGGGAGGAGGGGACATGGAAGGTGGCCGGCTACCAGGTTACCCCCCTCCGGCACGATCGCGCACGCTCACCGTCGCTATTTGAGAGCAGCGGGTCGTCCTGA